From Amycolatopsis sp. cg9, one genomic window encodes:
- a CDS encoding anion permease: MDFSLIVLVVIVAALAFDFTNGFHDTANAMATSIATGALKPRVAVGVSAVLNLVGAFLSVEVAKTISGGIVDDTKVTPVIIFAGLVGAIVWNLLTWLIGLPSSSSHALFGGLIGATWIASGSDAVHFGKVVEKVLIPALASPVVAGIVATLGTFLVYRITARAKQDTVGRTFKAGQIASASLVSLAHGTNDAQKTMGVITLTLIASGSLAPDSGPPLWVILTAGTAIALGTYLGGWRIIQTMGKKLTEIQTPQGFAAETSAAAVILTSAHLGFALSTTHVCSGGIIGSGLGRKLAEVRWGVAGKMVLAWALTLPAAAIVGALAAEVSTLGTWGTVLIGLAGVVVAVGIYLVSKRNPVNANSVTEPEPGVQPVNA, from the coding sequence ATGGACTTCTCGCTGATCGTGCTGGTGGTGATCGTCGCCGCGCTGGCCTTCGACTTCACCAACGGCTTCCACGACACCGCCAACGCCATGGCCACCTCCATCGCCACCGGGGCGCTCAAGCCGCGGGTCGCCGTCGGTGTGTCCGCGGTGCTGAACCTCGTCGGCGCGTTCCTCTCGGTCGAGGTCGCGAAGACGATCTCCGGGGGGATCGTCGACGACACCAAGGTGACGCCGGTGATCATCTTCGCCGGGCTCGTCGGTGCCATCGTGTGGAACCTGCTGACCTGGCTGATCGGGCTGCCGTCGAGCTCGTCGCACGCCCTGTTCGGCGGGCTCATCGGCGCCACCTGGATCGCCTCGGGCTCCGACGCCGTCCACTTCGGGAAGGTCGTCGAGAAGGTCCTCATCCCCGCGCTCGCTTCGCCGGTCGTCGCCGGGATCGTCGCGACGCTCGGCACCTTCCTCGTCTACCGGATCACCGCGCGGGCGAAGCAGGACACGGTGGGCCGGACGTTCAAGGCCGGCCAGATCGCCTCGGCCTCGCTGGTGTCGCTCGCGCACGGCACGAACGACGCGCAGAAGACCATGGGCGTCATCACGCTGACGCTGATCGCGTCCGGTTCGCTGGCGCCGGACTCGGGACCGCCGCTCTGGGTGATCCTGACGGCCGGCACGGCGATCGCGCTCGGCACCTACCTCGGCGGCTGGCGGATCATCCAGACGATGGGCAAGAAGCTCACGGAAATCCAGACGCCGCAAGGCTTCGCGGCCGAGACGAGCGCCGCCGCGGTCATCCTCACCTCGGCGCACCTCGGGTTCGCGCTGTCCACCACGCACGTCTGCTCGGGCGGCATCATCGGCTCCGGGCTCGGCCGCAAGCTCGCGGAGGTGCGCTGGGGCGTCGCGGGCAAGATGGTGCTCGCCTGGGCGCTGACGCTGCCCGCCGCCGCGATCGTCGGCGCGCTCGCCGCCGAGGTCTCGACGCTCGGCACCTGGGGCACCGTGCTCATCGGCCTGGCCGGGGTCGTCGTCGCGGTGGGCATCTACCTCGTGTCGAAGCGGAACCCGGTCAACGCGAACTCCGTCACCGAACCCGAGCCCGGCGTCCAGCCGGTCAACGCCTGA
- a CDS encoding dienelactone hydrolase family protein, producing the protein MTFETSTVRVGELSAYLARPSGGSAAGMLLLPMITGIGEQVRAWADELAGRGITALTWDVFHGASTDNTSREDLGAKLGELRDEAALAEQAALLDHLLGELGCTSAGVMGWCLGGRFALLLAARDPRLSGVVAYHPTVRDPAPPNHDLDAVALSTSITAPVLVAYPEADAVVSHQTFARLQAALQSRPRGATFSQHFPGAEHGFSDSARHGTTVNADAFALSWPQTLAFLDTLKG; encoded by the coding sequence ATGACCTTCGAGACGTCCACGGTCCGTGTCGGCGAACTCTCCGCGTACCTGGCCCGGCCGTCCGGCGGGTCGGCGGCCGGGATGCTGCTGCTGCCGATGATCACCGGGATCGGCGAGCAGGTCCGGGCCTGGGCCGACGAGCTCGCCGGCCGCGGGATCACCGCGCTGACCTGGGACGTCTTCCACGGCGCGAGCACCGACAACACCTCACGCGAGGACCTCGGCGCGAAGCTCGGCGAACTGCGCGACGAAGCCGCGCTGGCTGAGCAGGCCGCGCTGCTCGACCACCTGCTCGGCGAGCTGGGCTGCACGTCGGCCGGGGTCATGGGCTGGTGCCTCGGCGGCCGCTTCGCGCTCCTGCTCGCGGCGCGCGACCCGCGCTTGTCCGGCGTCGTGGCCTACCACCCGACGGTCCGCGACCCGGCGCCGCCGAACCACGACCTCGACGCGGTCGCTTTGTCGACATCGATCACCGCGCCGGTGCTCGTCGCCTACCCGGAGGCCGACGCCGTCGTCTCGCACCAGACGTTCGCCCGGCTGCAGGCGGCGCTGCAGTCACGGCCGCGGGGCGCGACGTTCAGCCAGCACTTCCCGGGCGCCGAACACGGCTTCAGCGACTCCGCGCGCCACGGCACGACGGTGAACGCCGACGCGTTCGCGCTGTCCTGGCCGCAGACGCTGGCCTTCCTGGACACGCTGAAAGGTTGA
- a CDS encoding acyltransferase, translating to MKAILATVASAVLFFFGTGLDPLPELAWLAPLPILLLAPRVHGGIVLASAFTAYLAGSTGSWSYFWHSQSIPRPAALAILGGSAVLFALSAGLFGLLVRRGHGVLAALAAPALWTVALYVVSLLNPTGLMGTFMTTQADRPPIVRIAAVAGGWGVEFLVLFVPAAVAAALAPGLRGRTRLVPVVALAVIAAGLAFWSPPASTGPSTKVALIAPAQHRWAVDVATRDGQALVQSYVDQIGRLPGGVRAVVLPEATFAVDQTSRASLVAALTEVAGAKDLDVVTGVLDTTPDGRFNAALAVVPSGAPVEYRKWHNGDSPNLRSGTELTRFAGMGLMVCMDVNFADPGRGYGAAGTGLVLVPASDEDVDGWAHSRTALIRGVENGFSVGWSAARGTPMLADAQGRVLAETRTGGSPFSVVVADVPAGAGKTPYARFGDWFAWLCGLLAAAGIAAAARRSHVERLPVA from the coding sequence ATGAAAGCGATCCTGGCGACCGTCGCGTCGGCCGTGCTGTTCTTCTTCGGCACGGGCTTGGACCCGCTGCCCGAACTGGCCTGGCTCGCGCCGCTGCCGATCCTGCTGCTGGCACCGCGCGTCCACGGCGGGATCGTGCTCGCAAGCGCTTTCACCGCCTACCTCGCGGGCAGCACGGGCAGCTGGAGCTACTTCTGGCATTCCCAGTCGATCCCCCGGCCCGCCGCGCTCGCGATCCTGGGCGGGAGCGCCGTGCTGTTCGCGCTGTCCGCCGGCCTCTTCGGCCTGCTGGTCCGGCGCGGTCACGGCGTCCTGGCCGCGCTCGCCGCGCCCGCGTTGTGGACCGTCGCGCTCTACGTCGTTTCGCTGCTCAACCCCACCGGCCTGATGGGCACCTTCATGACGACGCAGGCCGACCGGCCGCCGATCGTGCGGATCGCCGCGGTCGCCGGGGGCTGGGGCGTGGAGTTCCTGGTGCTGTTCGTCCCGGCCGCCGTCGCCGCCGCGCTCGCGCCCGGCCTGCGCGGCCGGACGCGGCTCGTCCCCGTCGTCGCGCTGGCCGTGATCGCGGCCGGGCTCGCGTTCTGGAGTCCACCGGCTTCGACCGGGCCGTCGACGAAGGTCGCCTTGATCGCACCGGCGCAGCACCGCTGGGCGGTCGACGTCGCCACCCGCGACGGCCAGGCGCTCGTCCAGTCCTATGTGGACCAGATCGGCCGGCTCCCGGGCGGCGTGCGGGCCGTCGTGCTCCCCGAAGCCACCTTCGCGGTGGACCAGACCAGCCGCGCGAGCCTCGTCGCGGCCCTCACCGAGGTGGCCGGGGCGAAGGACCTGGACGTCGTCACCGGCGTCCTCGACACCACCCCGGACGGCCGCTTCAACGCCGCTCTCGCCGTGGTGCCGTCCGGGGCGCCCGTCGAATACCGCAAGTGGCACAACGGGGATTCGCCGAACCTCCGCTCCGGCACCGAGCTCACCCGCTTCGCCGGGATGGGCCTGATGGTGTGCATGGACGTCAACTTCGCCGACCCGGGCCGCGGCTACGGCGCGGCGGGCACCGGCCTGGTCCTCGTCCCGGCGTCCGACGAAGACGTCGACGGCTGGGCGCACAGCCGCACCGCGCTGATCCGCGGCGTCGAGAACGGCTTCTCGGTGGGCTGGAGCGCGGCCCGCGGCACGCCGATGCTCGCCGACGCCCAGGGCCGCGTCCTGGCCGAAACCCGCACCGGCGGCAGCCCGTTCTCGGTGGTCGTCGCGGACGTGCCGGCCGGCGCGGGAAAGACGCCGTACGCCCGCTTCGGCGACTGGTTCGCCTGGCTCTGCGGCCTGCTCGCGGCGGCCGGGATCGCGGCCGCCGCCCGCCGGTCACACGTCGAGCGCCTTCCCGTTGCGTAG
- a CDS encoding esterase/lipase family protein codes for MRVTNGGAKRILTAVLAAVTFGVAAPAVAEAAPGSGWNDWGCRPTAAHPQPVVLVHGLGANDTVNWFFHAPKIAAQGYCVFSLTYGTGILGPGVGGLASMRTSAAQLGRFVDQVRASTGAAKVDIVGHSEGSTMPAYYLKYGGGAAKVANFVGFGANYRGTTLGGLDALAKGLLTTVPGLGAVLTTACGACTEYLAPSAFLDDLARGGVHVSGPAYTSIVSKYDEVVTPYTSGILNEPGAKDVVLQDFCAADASGHLSQAIDPNVTGLILHALDASYTPACTPFTLPL; via the coding sequence ATGCGGGTCACCAACGGCGGTGCCAAGCGAATCCTCACCGCGGTCCTGGCGGCGGTCACCTTCGGCGTCGCCGCGCCTGCGGTCGCCGAAGCGGCGCCGGGCAGCGGCTGGAACGACTGGGGCTGCCGCCCGACGGCCGCGCACCCCCAGCCCGTCGTCCTGGTGCACGGCCTCGGCGCGAACGACACCGTCAACTGGTTCTTCCACGCGCCGAAGATCGCCGCACAGGGCTACTGCGTCTTCTCCCTGACCTACGGCACCGGGATCCTCGGGCCCGGCGTCGGCGGGCTGGCGTCCATGCGCACCAGCGCCGCCCAGCTCGGCCGGTTCGTCGACCAGGTCCGCGCGTCGACCGGCGCGGCGAAGGTCGACATCGTCGGCCACTCCGAAGGCAGCACGATGCCCGCGTACTACCTGAAGTACGGCGGCGGCGCGGCGAAGGTCGCGAACTTCGTCGGCTTCGGCGCGAACTACCGCGGCACCACGCTCGGCGGCCTCGACGCCCTCGCCAAGGGCCTGCTGACCACGGTGCCCGGCCTGGGCGCGGTCTTGACGACGGCGTGCGGCGCGTGCACCGAATACCTGGCCCCGTCGGCCTTCCTGGACGACCTCGCCCGCGGCGGCGTGCACGTCAGCGGACCGGCGTACACGAGCATCGTCAGCAAGTACGACGAGGTCGTGACGCCGTACACGAGCGGCATCCTGAACGAGCCGGGCGCGAAGGACGTCGTGCTGCAGGACTTCTGCGCCGCCGACGCGTCGGGCCACCTGAGCCAGGCGATCGACCCGAACGTCACCGGCCTGATCCTGCACGCGCTCGACGCGAGCTACACCCCGGCGTGCACGCCGTTCACGCTTCCGCTGTGA
- a CDS encoding FAD-dependent oxidoreductase: MSVIIIGAGLGGLSLANGLSRAGIPCRIYERDESAGARKQGYRLHIGDVGDSALREVLRPELHELFRATAGRALPHTNVYDERLELVTRLADEGTHLNVNRFTLRQILLHGREVCYGKRFTHYETDEDGVTAYFADGTSARGGLLVGADGINSPVRRQYLPHAEVVDAGLVHLYGRIPLTPETRALFEPEMFAVFTMMLGPHRTMAGFAPVDYAEPVADACARLVPDLRLRDTDPYLTCSIGARWEVVGHDEAGLAAMTPGDLQKVALGLVDGWHPLARAMVERWDVPATFPQPIRTSVPIARWAPSRVTLVGDAIHAMSPAGGAGANTALRDGAVLAAALAGAPVLDAVEAYETAMVDYGFAAVRESAENGRRYLGQDALTAEA; encoded by the coding sequence GTGTCCGTGATCATCATCGGGGCCGGTCTGGGCGGGTTGAGCCTGGCGAACGGGCTGAGCCGGGCCGGGATCCCGTGCCGGATCTACGAGCGCGACGAGTCGGCGGGCGCGCGGAAGCAGGGTTACCGGCTGCACATCGGCGACGTCGGCGACTCGGCGTTGCGCGAGGTGCTGCGCCCGGAGCTGCACGAACTCTTCCGCGCCACCGCCGGGCGCGCGCTGCCGCACACGAACGTCTACGACGAGCGGCTGGAGCTGGTCACGCGCTTGGCGGACGAGGGAACCCACCTCAACGTCAACCGCTTCACCCTGCGCCAGATCCTGCTGCACGGCCGGGAAGTCTGCTACGGCAAGCGGTTCACGCACTACGAAACCGACGAAGACGGGGTGACCGCGTATTTCGCCGACGGCACTTCCGCCCGCGGCGGCCTGCTGGTCGGTGCCGACGGGATCAACTCCCCGGTGCGGCGGCAGTACCTGCCGCACGCCGAGGTCGTCGACGCCGGGCTCGTCCACCTCTACGGCCGGATCCCGCTCACCCCGGAGACTCGCGCGCTGTTCGAGCCGGAGATGTTCGCGGTCTTCACCATGATGCTCGGACCGCACCGGACGATGGCCGGGTTCGCGCCGGTGGACTACGCCGAGCCCGTCGCCGACGCCTGCGCGCGGCTGGTGCCGGACCTGCGGTTGCGCGACACCGACCCGTACCTGACGTGTTCGATCGGCGCGCGGTGGGAGGTCGTCGGCCACGACGAGGCCGGGCTCGCCGCGATGACACCCGGCGACCTGCAGAAGGTGGCGCTCGGGCTGGTCGACGGCTGGCACCCGCTGGCCCGCGCGATGGTCGAGCGCTGGGACGTCCCGGCGACGTTCCCGCAGCCGATCCGCACGAGCGTCCCGATCGCGCGGTGGGCTCCTTCGCGCGTGACGCTCGTCGGCGACGCGATCCACGCCATGAGCCCGGCCGGCGGCGCGGGCGCCAACACCGCGTTGCGCGATGGTGCGGTGCTGGCGGCCGCGCTGGCCGGGGCTCCGGTCCTCGACGCCGTGGAGGCCTACGAAACGGCGATGGTGGACTACGGGTTCGCCGCCGTGCGGGAGTCCGCCGAGAACGGGCGGCGCTACCTCGGGCAGGACGCGCTCACAGCGGAAGCGTGA
- a CDS encoding FAD-dependent monooxygenase: protein MHAVVVGGGIGGLGAAAGLHRVGWRVTVLEQAEEFGDVGAGISLWPNALRCLDELGVYLGESLAPQRDGGFRDRRGRRITRWDSAAFERRHGRPLGAIHRRDLVKALTEAVPAESLRIGSEVTEVREDGLVRFTGGEVEADLVVAADGIRSRVRRALFPRHPGPVYSGSAAFRGVARLPGTRLSTSFDRGVEVGVLPLTGDDVYWWICYVTAPGGHPGKPDFGTWHDPVPALIDATPPEALLHHDLHHLGTPLPSYTRGRIALLGDAAHAMPPFLGQGGCQALEDAVVLAHAVSTTDTVEAALRRYDAERRPRSQKVAKESVRAGKLGPQLTNPVATKLRTAAARVLPAKAAVRIGAGITGWRPPRLPRPVPPRTP from the coding sequence ATGCACGCAGTGGTCGTCGGGGGCGGTATCGGGGGACTCGGCGCGGCAGCCGGACTGCACCGGGTCGGCTGGCGGGTCACCGTGCTCGAGCAAGCCGAAGAATTCGGCGACGTCGGCGCCGGCATCTCGCTCTGGCCGAACGCCCTGCGCTGCCTCGACGAACTCGGGGTCTACCTCGGCGAGAGCCTCGCCCCGCAGCGCGACGGCGGGTTCCGCGACCGCCGCGGCCGCCGGATCACCCGCTGGGACTCGGCCGCCTTCGAACGCCGCCACGGCCGTCCGCTCGGCGCCATCCACCGGCGGGACCTCGTCAAAGCGCTCACGGAGGCCGTCCCCGCCGAAAGCCTCCGGATCGGCAGCGAAGTCACCGAAGTCCGCGAAGACGGGCTCGTCCGCTTCACCGGCGGCGAGGTGGAAGCCGACCTGGTCGTCGCCGCCGACGGGATCCGCAGCCGGGTCCGCCGCGCGCTCTTCCCGCGGCACCCCGGGCCGGTGTACTCCGGCAGCGCGGCCTTCCGCGGCGTCGCACGCCTGCCCGGCACCCGGCTCAGCACGAGCTTCGACCGCGGCGTCGAAGTCGGCGTCCTGCCCCTCACCGGCGACGACGTCTACTGGTGGATCTGTTACGTCACCGCGCCGGGCGGGCACCCGGGCAAGCCGGACTTCGGCACCTGGCACGACCCCGTCCCGGCGCTGATCGACGCGACCCCGCCGGAAGCCCTGCTGCACCACGACCTCCACCACCTCGGGACGCCGCTGCCGAGCTACACCCGCGGCCGGATCGCGCTGCTCGGCGACGCCGCGCACGCGATGCCGCCGTTCCTCGGCCAGGGCGGCTGCCAGGCGCTCGAAGACGCCGTCGTGCTCGCGCACGCGGTGTCCACGACGGACACCGTCGAAGCCGCGCTCCGCCGGTACGACGCGGAACGACGTCCGCGCAGCCAGAAAGTCGCGAAGGAATCCGTCCGGGCGGGCAAGCTGGGACCCCAGCTGACCAATCCCGTCGCGACGAAGCTGCGCACCGCCGCGGCGAGGGTGCTCCCGGCGAAAGCCGCTGTCCGCATCGGCGCGGGCATCACGGGGTGGCGGCCGCCGCGCCTCCCCCGACCAGTCCCGCCTCGTACGCCGTGA
- a CDS encoding TetR/AcrR family transcriptional regulator codes for MERLEVIADTAIEVIAADGMRGLTHRAVDRAAGLPVGSTSYYARTRAALLSLTFARIVELDQVSASSGDLAELIAGYAFEASTAGRTRMLARYEFALEATRRPELRAEYDSGGESIRRRAAEVLAAAGSSDPVRHAGVVVDWMEGTIFGAIAGASAPASRESLVKSAREILAGIGVG; via the coding sequence GTGGAACGTCTCGAGGTGATCGCCGACACGGCCATCGAGGTGATCGCGGCCGACGGCATGCGCGGCCTGACCCACCGGGCGGTCGACCGCGCGGCCGGGCTGCCCGTGGGTTCGACGTCGTACTACGCGCGCACGCGGGCGGCGTTGCTGTCGTTGACGTTCGCGCGGATCGTCGAGCTGGACCAGGTTTCGGCGTCGTCGGGCGACCTGGCGGAGCTCATCGCGGGGTACGCGTTCGAGGCGAGCACCGCGGGCCGGACCCGGATGCTGGCGCGGTACGAGTTCGCACTGGAGGCGACGCGGCGGCCGGAACTGCGCGCGGAGTACGACTCGGGCGGGGAGTCGATCCGGCGCCGGGCGGCGGAAGTCCTGGCGGCGGCGGGCTCTTCGGACCCGGTGCGGCACGCGGGCGTGGTGGTGGACTGGATGGAGGGGACGATCTTCGGCGCCATCGCCGGGGCTTCGGCGCCGGCCTCCCGGGAGTCACTGGTGAAGAGCGCGCGGGAGATCCTGGCGGGCATCGGGGTGGGCTGA
- a CDS encoding sensor histidine kinase, translating into MREVTKRRWRVVLDVALGLFLAFVVAAGTIETRSYWELAGGLAVVAGSVATSRRYPVVSLGIALAGALAVPFPYGDRVAVWVVFVLVAMSYLAGLRMDRARPGVLIGVTVVVLGLPLSLFAGPDGIGDWAAMVAILVFAGLSPWLLGRYVRVRGELARTGWRRAEEMESRQRLVADQARLRERARIASDMHDSLGHELSLIAVRAAALEVAPGLDGAQRDAATQLRTSAAAATERLREIIGVLREDAAPVEPVQGDLGELIARARASGLLIDSAVDSAQAPPMVGRAAHRVVQEALTNVAKHAPGAAAVVRVTSSGAVTEVSVVNAPPPAGPLPGAASGRRGLIGLRERVRLVGGTLRAGPHEGGFAVTATLPHDAAPVEETPELREAADDEVGQSTSARALELARRDVRRSLVQAVVVPLALFGVVLAVGGIAFLYQWNSSELPGGAYERLRLGQSRAELTLPERQRAARPTRGEPPSVPSAACEYYGAGRSWLNNDYAAYRLCFADGKLVSKDWFAEGAP; encoded by the coding sequence GTGCGAGAAGTGACGAAGCGCAGGTGGCGGGTGGTGCTCGACGTCGCCCTCGGCCTGTTCCTCGCCTTCGTCGTCGCCGCGGGCACGATCGAAACCCGGTCGTACTGGGAGCTGGCCGGCGGGCTCGCCGTCGTGGCCGGCTCGGTGGCGACTTCTCGGCGGTACCCCGTCGTCTCGCTCGGCATCGCACTGGCCGGGGCGCTCGCCGTGCCGTTCCCGTACGGCGACCGCGTGGCCGTCTGGGTCGTGTTCGTGCTGGTGGCGATGAGCTACCTCGCCGGGCTGCGGATGGACCGGGCCCGGCCGGGCGTGCTGATCGGCGTGACCGTCGTGGTGCTCGGCCTGCCGCTGTCCCTGTTCGCCGGGCCCGACGGGATCGGGGACTGGGCGGCGATGGTCGCGATCCTGGTGTTCGCCGGGCTGTCGCCGTGGCTGCTGGGCCGGTACGTCCGGGTGCGCGGCGAGCTCGCGCGCACCGGCTGGCGCCGGGCCGAGGAAATGGAGAGCCGGCAGCGGCTCGTCGCCGACCAGGCGCGCCTGCGCGAGCGCGCCCGGATCGCCAGCGACATGCACGACTCGCTCGGGCACGAGCTGAGCCTGATCGCCGTCCGCGCCGCCGCCCTCGAGGTCGCGCCCGGGCTCGACGGCGCCCAGCGCGACGCGGCCACGCAGCTGCGGACCAGCGCCGCGGCGGCGACCGAGCGGCTGCGCGAAATCATCGGCGTGCTGCGCGAAGACGCCGCGCCGGTCGAACCGGTGCAGGGCGACCTCGGCGAGCTGATCGCGCGGGCGCGGGCGTCGGGGCTGCTGATCGACTCGGCCGTCGACAGCGCGCAGGCGCCGCCGATGGTCGGCCGCGCCGCCCACCGCGTGGTGCAGGAAGCGCTGACGAACGTGGCGAAGCACGCGCCGGGTGCCGCGGCGGTGGTCCGGGTGACGAGCTCCGGCGCCGTGACGGAGGTGAGCGTCGTCAACGCGCCGCCGCCCGCCGGGCCGCTGCCGGGCGCGGCGTCCGGGCGCCGCGGGCTGATCGGCCTGCGCGAGCGCGTCCGGCTGGTCGGTGGCACGCTGCGGGCGGGGCCGCACGAGGGCGGGTTCGCCGTCACCGCGACGCTGCCGCACGACGCCGCGCCGGTCGAGGAGACGCCGGAGCTGCGCGAGGCCGCCGACGACGAGGTCGGGCAGTCGACGTCGGCCCGGGCGCTGGAGCTGGCCCGCCGCGACGTGCGCCGCAGCCTGGTCCAGGCGGTCGTCGTGCCGCTCGCGCTGTTCGGGGTGGTGCTGGCGGTCGGCGGGATCGCGTTCCTCTACCAGTGGAACTCCTCGGAGCTGCCCGGCGGCGCCTACGAGCGGCTGCGGCTCGGGCAGTCGCGGGCCGAGCTGACGCTGCCCGAGCGCCAGCGCGCGGCGCGGCCCACCCGGGGCGAGCCGCCGTCGGTTCCCAGTGCCGCGTGCGAGTACTACGGCGCCGGGCGGTCGTGGCTGAACAACGACTATGCGGCGTACCGGCTGTGCTTCGCCGATGGGAAGCTGGTTTCCAAGGACTGGTTCGCCGAGGGGGCACCGTGA
- a CDS encoding response regulator yields MIRVVLADDEALMRAGVAAILGADPDIEVVAEAADGRAAVSQALATHPDVVLLDIRMPGLDGLGAAAEIRRLLPSTGVIMLTTFGEDEYIERALGLGAGGFLLKSGDPRELLAGIHAVAGGAAFLSPKVAQRVIARLSGGQLTRAAAARERISGLTPREREVLTLLGSGLSNADIAAKMFVVEGTVKAHVSTILTRLGVKNRVQAAITAYEAGLVGGGAAAATP; encoded by the coding sequence GTGATCAGGGTCGTGCTGGCCGACGACGAAGCGCTGATGCGGGCGGGGGTGGCGGCGATCCTCGGCGCGGACCCGGACATCGAGGTCGTCGCCGAGGCCGCCGACGGGCGCGCGGCGGTCTCGCAGGCGCTCGCCACGCACCCGGACGTCGTGCTGCTCGACATCCGGATGCCGGGACTGGACGGCCTCGGCGCGGCCGCCGAGATCCGGCGGCTGCTGCCCTCGACCGGCGTGATCATGCTGACGACGTTCGGCGAAGACGAGTACATCGAACGCGCTTTGGGCCTCGGCGCGGGCGGGTTCCTGCTGAAGTCGGGCGACCCGCGCGAGCTGCTGGCCGGGATCCACGCCGTCGCCGGCGGGGCCGCGTTCCTCTCGCCGAAGGTCGCCCAGCGGGTCATCGCGCGGCTGTCCGGCGGTCAGCTGACGCGTGCCGCCGCCGCCCGGGAGCGGATCAGCGGGCTGACGCCCCGCGAGCGGGAAGTGCTGACACTGCTCGGTTCCGGACTGTCCAATGCGGACATCGCGGCGAAGATGTTCGTCGTCGAGGGCACGGTGAAGGCGCACGTGAGCACCATCCTGACCCGGCTCGGGGTGAAGAACCGGGTGCAGGCGGCGATCACGGCGTACGAGGCGGGACTGGTCGGGGGAGGCGCGGCGGCCGCCACCCCGTGA
- a CDS encoding acetylxylan esterase gives MRRLWLVAILTALFVVPQPALAEPVHWDQPGPFAVVTEALDGGHTVFRPADLGGDRHPVIVWGNGTGATPGIYAPLLRHLASYGFVVAAADTPNSGTGAEMLAGARTLVAENARPGSRYFGRIDTAHIGATGHSQGGGGAIAAGADPVITTTVPLEPGPLGSVPALHGPVFFLGGQFDVIVVPGLLVIPRYYAASHVPAVYGELAGATHFTAVGDGGGFRGAITAWFRYWLAGDTRAKGVFFGPGCALCADPAWSKVLRNGKALDV, from the coding sequence GTGCGACGTCTCTGGCTCGTGGCCATCTTGACCGCCCTTTTCGTGGTTCCCCAGCCGGCGCTGGCGGAGCCGGTGCACTGGGACCAGCCGGGTCCCTTCGCTGTCGTCACCGAAGCCCTCGACGGCGGCCACACCGTCTTCCGGCCCGCCGACCTCGGCGGTGACCGGCACCCGGTCATCGTGTGGGGCAACGGAACCGGCGCGACCCCCGGGATCTACGCGCCGCTGCTGCGCCACCTCGCCTCGTACGGGTTCGTCGTCGCGGCCGCCGACACGCCGAACTCGGGGACCGGCGCGGAAATGCTGGCCGGCGCCCGGACGCTCGTGGCGGAAAACGCCCGGCCCGGCAGCCGGTACTTCGGCCGGATCGACACCGCGCACATCGGCGCGACCGGACACTCCCAGGGCGGCGGCGGCGCGATCGCCGCGGGCGCGGATCCGGTGATCACCACCACGGTCCCGCTCGAGCCGGGTCCGCTCGGTTCCGTGCCTGCCTTGCACGGTCCGGTGTTCTTCCTCGGCGGCCAGTTCGACGTGATCGTCGTGCCGGGACTGCTGGTCATCCCGCGCTACTACGCCGCGTCGCACGTCCCCGCGGTCTACGGCGAACTGGCCGGAGCCACGCACTTCACCGCGGTGGGCGACGGCGGCGGCTTCCGCGGCGCGATCACCGCGTGGTTCCGGTACTGGCTGGCGGGTGACACACGGGCCAAGGGCGTCTTCTTCGGGCCGGGCTGCGCGCTGTGCGCCGATCCGGCGTGGTCGAAGGTGCTACGCAACGGGAAGGCGCTCGACGTGTGA